The Terriglobus roseus region GTTCGTTTGCGCTAATTACTTCATAAAGGTAACGGGAACCCACACATCCGTCGTCTCCCACTTCACATGCATCTCCGTACCTTTCGCAGTGGTGTTCCCGAATTCAATGGACATCATCTCCTGCGGCGAAGCCAACGATGCCTTCGTCATGGGAACCTTGCCAAGATCATCCGCCTCGAAGCGATCAGTTCCCCACTGTCCAAGATGCTTGCAAAACACCAACTGCCATTCGCCTTCAGAAGGCAGCGTAACCAGCGTGTATTTTCCTGCAGGAACATGCAGAGAGCCCACCATCAGATCGGTATTCGTTTCGAAGAGCGTGGCCTCATTCGCACCCGTACGCCACCAGGTGGTGTACGGCACCACCTCGCCCATGATCTTTCGTCCGCGCATGCTGGGAGCGCCATAGTCCACCTTTACAGCGGCGCCATTGATGCTGGCCTCCGCCTGCTTCCGTGGGCTCGCGAGTGGAGCGCCCGGCTTCTGGGGAGCCATCTCCATGCCACCCTGCGCCATTGCCGAAAGACTCAAACCACAACACAGCAGTGCAGCGGCAACGACCAGCTTCTTGATCTTCATAGCGAACTCCTTTTGCGCCTCACACGTTATACGAAACGAAGTATCGGAAGACAGCAAACATTATGCTATTTTTCAGACTTTTCCTTTGCGACCTCTGCTTCAAAGGCAGCCTTCTTCTCGTTTACGGCCTGGTGGTAACCAGCGGGATCAATCCAGACTGCATCGCCTTGCTGCGGCCAGCGCGCCATCTTCCCCAAGAGATCGAAATACACACCATGCGCACCAAGAAATATGTCCACGGGAAGTGCGTTCAACGTTGCAAATGTCTTTTGAAAATCCTGTTCAATGCCCGGATACGATGCCGGCTTACCCGGCGTGGAAACCAGTCGTACCGCAGGGTTCCATGACATGCCGCCCACGATCACCACATGCAATGTGCGTCCATTGTCATGCGTATCCATCGTCCAAGTGGTACATCCCTGCGTATGGCCAGCGGTCTTATGCGCAACGATAGTCGTGCCGCCTAGTTGCACCTTGTCCATGTTATGTAGAACACGATCGACATGAACCGGAGGGAAGTGATCCAGCGTGTGGTCATAGTCGGACACGCCTCCATCTTCCATCACCTTCACATCGCCATCCATCACCATCATCTTGGCGCCTGTCTCTTTCAACACCTCGGCAGAACCCGCGGCGTGATCGTAATGTGACTGGCTGCTGAGAAGAATCTTCGTGTCGCTCCATTTGAAGCCCAGCTTTTCAATACTGGCGCGTATCTGCGGGGGCGACGTTACCAGATTCGCATTGATCAGGATGTTGCCTTTGGGTGTCGTGATCAGGTAAGCCGCAAGATCGCGCGATCCGACATAGTACAAATTGCCCGAGATTCGAAACGGCGCAGTGGGCGCAACCCAGTCAGCTTTGTTCTGAGCCATTGCAGGCAGTTGCAGTACGGTCGCAACCAGTACGGAACAGAGAACGCGGAAAGTCATGCGCCAAGATTAACGGCGACCGACGTATCAGTACAAAACAAAATGGTCACGCCCCAGCCACATGACGCTGAAATTGCTGAAGAAGCTGCGTCACCATGGAAGGCCACGGAAGGTCTTGCTGGCCGGTAAGTGTCTCCACCCACACAAGGCCCCTTTCACCCTGGCCGCGCGATGGGTCATAAATATTTAGGCAGGCAACGGCTACATCTCCCGGGCCAAAGTCGATACGCCCGCTGCGATCAATCCATGCCAATTCGAAGACCAGGTCCGGACGTTGCTCCGGAGCAACAAGCTTCTTGCCCAAATCGCCAACCAGCTTCACCATCTGTCTGCGTCCAAAAGAGTCCATGCGTCCTGTATCGACACGGATATTCTTTGACACCGCAAGCAGATGGTGAAACGCATCGCCGTTGCACTGGTAGTAGTCCGTCTTCTCAAGCGTGCAGCCGGGCTCCGGCGCTTTCTGCGCGTA contains the following coding sequences:
- a CDS encoding DUF2911 domain-containing protein, which encodes MKIKKLVVAAALLCCGLSLSAMAQGGMEMAPQKPGAPLASPRKQAEASINGAAVKVDYGAPSMRGRKIMGEVVPYTTWWRTGANEATLFETNTDLMVGSLHVPAGKYTLVTLPSEGEWQLVFCKHLGQWGTDRFEADDLGKVPMTKASLASPQEMMSIEFGNTTAKGTEMHVKWETTDVWVPVTFMK
- the bla gene encoding subclass B3 metallo-beta-lactamase produces the protein MTFRVLCSVLVATVLQLPAMAQNKADWVAPTAPFRISGNLYYVGSRDLAAYLITTPKGNILINANLVTSPPQIRASIEKLGFKWSDTKILLSSQSHYDHAAGSAEVLKETGAKMMVMDGDVKVMEDGGVSDYDHTLDHFPPVHVDRVLHNMDKVQLGGTTIVAHKTAGHTQGCTTWTMDTHDNGRTLHVVIVGGMSWNPAVRLVSTPGKPASYPGIEQDFQKTFATLNALPVDIFLGAHGVYFDLLGKMARWPQQGDAVWIDPAGYHQAVNEKKAAFEAEVAKEKSEK